The following proteins are co-located in the Dromiciops gliroides isolate mDroGli1 chromosome 2, mDroGli1.pri, whole genome shotgun sequence genome:
- the LOC122742964 gene encoding DNA-directed RNA polymerase II subunit RPB4-like codes for MAAGGSDPRAGDVEEDASQLVFPKEFETAETLLNSEVHMLLQHRKQQNERAEDEQELSEVFMKTLNYTARFSRFKNRETIASVWSLLLQKKLHKFELACLANLCPETAEEAKALIPSLEGRFEDEELQQILDDIQTMRSFQY; via the coding sequence ATGGCGGCCGGAGGCAGCGACCCTCGCGCCGGGGATGTGGAGGAGGACGCCTCGCAGCTCGTCTTCCCCAAAGAGTTTGAAACAGCAGAAACTCTTTTAAATTCCGAAGTCCACATGCTTCTACAGCATCGAAAGCAACAGAATGAAAGGGCAGAAGATGAACAAGAACTTTCAGAGGTGTTCATGAAAACTTTAAATTACACTGCCCGTTTTAGTCGTTTTAAAAACAGGGAAACCATTGCTAGTGTTTGGAGTTTGTTACTCCAGAAAAAGCTCCATAAATTTGAATTGGCCTGTTTAGCAAACCTTTGTCCTGAAACAGCAGAAGAGGCTAAGgctctgattccaagcctggaaGGTCGATTTGAAGATGAAGAATTGCAACAGATTCTTGATGATATCCAGACCATGCGGAGCTTCCAGTATTAA